In Natronococcus occultus SP4, the following proteins share a genomic window:
- a CDS encoding mandelate racemase/muconate lactonizing enzyme family protein encodes MGVDYSKLHDPNAEYTMRELSAETMGVTGERGEGRDVKITDVQTTMIDGNFPWTLVRVYTDAGIVGTGEAYWGAGAPELIERMTPFLQGENPLDIDRLTEHLVQKMSGEGSLGGVTVTAISGIEVALHDLAGKILDVPAYQLLGGKYRDEVRVYCDCHTEEEADPAACADEAERVVEELGYDALKFDLDVPSGHEKDRANRHLRGVEVEHKASIVEAITERVGHRADVAFDCHWTFSGGSGKRLAQRLEEYDVWWLEDPVPPENHDVQREVTQSTSTPITVGENVYRKHGQRSLIENQAVDIIAPDMPKVGGMRETRKIADLADMYYIPVAMHNVSSPVATMASAHVGAAISNSLAVEYHSYELDWWEDLVEEDVIEDGYIEIPEEPGLGVTLDMDVVEEQMVEGEELFDEE; translated from the coding sequence ATGGGAGTCGATTACTCGAAGCTCCACGACCCGAACGCGGAGTACACGATGCGGGAACTCTCCGCGGAGACGATGGGCGTCACCGGCGAGCGCGGCGAGGGCCGCGACGTCAAGATAACCGACGTCCAGACGACGATGATCGACGGCAACTTCCCGTGGACGCTCGTGCGCGTCTACACGGACGCCGGGATCGTCGGTACCGGGGAAGCGTACTGGGGTGCCGGCGCGCCGGAGCTCATCGAGCGGATGACACCGTTCCTGCAGGGAGAGAACCCGCTCGACATCGACCGTCTCACCGAACACCTCGTCCAGAAGATGTCCGGCGAGGGATCGCTCGGCGGCGTCACCGTCACCGCGATCTCGGGGATCGAAGTCGCGCTGCACGACCTCGCGGGCAAGATCCTTGATGTCCCGGCCTACCAGCTGCTGGGCGGCAAGTACCGCGACGAGGTCCGTGTCTACTGTGACTGTCACACCGAGGAGGAGGCCGACCCCGCCGCCTGCGCCGACGAGGCCGAGCGCGTCGTCGAGGAGCTGGGCTACGACGCCCTGAAGTTCGACCTCGACGTCCCCTCGGGCCACGAGAAGGACCGCGCCAACCGCCACCTGCGCGGCGTCGAGGTCGAGCACAAGGCCAGCATCGTCGAGGCGATCACCGAGCGCGTCGGCCACCGCGCCGACGTCGCCTTCGACTGCCACTGGACGTTCTCGGGCGGCAGCGGCAAGCGCCTGGCCCAGCGTCTCGAGGAGTACGACGTCTGGTGGCTCGAGGACCCCGTCCCGCCGGAGAACCACGACGTCCAGCGGGAGGTCACCCAGTCGACGTCGACGCCGATCACGGTCGGCGAGAACGTCTACCGCAAGCACGGTCAGCGCAGCCTCATCGAGAACCAGGCCGTCGACATCATCGCGCCCGACATGCCCAAAGTGGGCGGTATGCGCGAGACCCGGAAGATCGCCGACCTCGCGGACATGTACTACATCCCGGTCGCGATGCACAACGTCTCCTCGCCGGTCGCGACGATGGCCAGCGCCCATGTCGGCGCCGCCATCTCGAACTCGCTTGCCGTCGAGTACCACTCCTACGAGCTCGACTGGTGGGAGGATCTCGTCGAGGAAGACGTCATCGAGGACGGCTACATCGAGATCCCCGAAGAACCCGGCCTCGGCGTGACCCTCGACATGGACGTCGTTGAGGAGCAGATGGTCGAGGGCGAGGAACTCTTCGACGAAGAGTAG
- a CDS encoding phosphotransferase: protein MDAGAGLERSVRPPLRCSRWGRRGQPRATRRGTGDPHRVGVHGDPARPNCVRGAAGTGFVDWELVHVGDPARELHRAEDQLLPETATNASELRDALTDEPEATVAKRVGSEMQRRLDAIR from the coding sequence GTGGATGCGGGAGCTGGCCTCGAGCGATCGGTTCGACCACCACTTCGATGCAGTCGTTGGGGCCGTCGAGGACAGCCGCGGGCGACTCGACGAGGCACCGGCGATCCTCATCGGGTCGGGGTTCACGGCGACCCCGCCCGGCCGAACTGCGTTCGCGGCGCGGCGGGAACGGGGTTCGTCGACTGGGAGCTCGTCCACGTCGGCGATCCGGCCCGCGAGCTTCACCGGGCGGAGGACCAGCTACTTCCGGAGACGGCGACGAACGCGAGCGAGCTTCGAGACGCGCTCACCGACGAGCCGGAAGCGACGGTCGCAAAACGTGTCGGATCGGAGATGCAGCGGCGTCTCGACGCGATCCGATAG
- the polX gene encoding DNA polymerase/3'-5' exonuclease PolX: MTTNAELAGRLEEFADLLEADDVEYKPRAYRRAAESVRAHPTPIADYVAADDRESIETIDHVGDAIASKIVEYVETGSIEELEELRAELPIDIADLTRIEGVGPKTAGKLYRELGIQTLDDLEDAAEAGEIQAVKGFGPKTEQNIRENLEFARTIGQRQLLGEARPLADDVLAFLESLEDVRRCEVAGSIRRWRETIGDVDVLVATETSEDVVEAFVGWDSVDSEIESGPAKASVRVGEIRVDLRTVAPEEFGSALQYFTGSKDHNVTLRNYAIDRGMKLNEYGAFDVSEIDDPDSGQRVGERVAGEDEAGMYEALGLEWIPPELREDRGEIDAAANGELPELLTRDDIRGDLHCHTEWSDGNTSIDAMVEAAEQRGYDYLAIADHAEGPGVVADMGLSDTEIVEQIEAIREVAAAADLEVFAGIEANVDADGEIGLVEDVIDALDVIVASPHSGLGQDAETATDRLVTAIENPAVDVLGHPSGRLLNERSGLDFDATALGEAAAEHGTALEINSNPKRLDLWGSAVQAAIAAGAPIAVNTDAHQPATLEYMRWGVHTARRGWAEPADVINTREIEDLRAFLH, translated from the coding sequence ATGACGACCAACGCCGAACTCGCAGGGCGGCTCGAGGAGTTCGCCGACCTGCTCGAGGCCGACGACGTCGAGTACAAACCCCGTGCCTACAGGCGGGCGGCCGAGAGCGTTCGCGCCCACCCGACGCCGATCGCCGACTACGTCGCCGCCGACGACCGCGAGTCGATCGAGACGATCGACCACGTCGGCGACGCCATCGCCTCGAAGATCGTCGAGTACGTCGAGACCGGGTCGATCGAGGAACTCGAGGAGCTGCGCGCGGAGCTCCCGATCGATATCGCCGACCTCACCCGAATCGAGGGCGTCGGCCCGAAGACCGCGGGGAAACTCTACCGCGAGCTGGGGATCCAGACCCTCGATGACCTCGAGGACGCCGCCGAGGCCGGCGAGATCCAGGCGGTCAAGGGGTTCGGTCCCAAGACCGAACAGAACATCCGCGAAAACCTCGAGTTCGCCCGCACGATCGGCCAGCGCCAGCTGCTCGGAGAGGCCCGCCCGCTGGCCGACGACGTGCTGGCCTTCCTCGAGAGCCTCGAAGACGTCCGGCGCTGCGAGGTCGCCGGCTCCATCCGCCGGTGGCGCGAGACGATCGGCGACGTCGACGTCCTCGTCGCGACCGAGACGTCCGAGGACGTCGTCGAAGCGTTCGTCGGCTGGGACTCCGTCGACAGCGAGATCGAGTCCGGCCCCGCGAAGGCCAGCGTCCGCGTCGGCGAGATCCGGGTCGACCTGCGGACCGTCGCGCCCGAGGAGTTTGGCTCCGCGCTGCAGTACTTCACGGGGAGCAAGGACCACAACGTCACGCTGCGCAACTACGCGATCGACCGTGGGATGAAGCTAAACGAGTACGGCGCCTTCGACGTCTCCGAGATCGACGACCCCGATTCCGGCCAGCGGGTCGGCGAGCGCGTCGCCGGCGAGGACGAGGCGGGGATGTACGAGGCGCTCGGTCTCGAGTGGATTCCGCCCGAGCTGCGCGAGGACCGCGGCGAGATCGACGCCGCGGCGAACGGCGAGCTCCCGGAGCTTCTTACCCGCGACGATATCCGGGGCGATCTGCACTGTCACACCGAGTGGTCCGACGGCAACACGTCGATCGACGCGATGGTCGAGGCGGCCGAGCAGCGGGGGTACGACTACCTCGCCATTGCCGACCACGCCGAGGGGCCGGGCGTCGTCGCCGATATGGGACTCAGCGATACGGAGATCGTCGAGCAGATCGAAGCGATCCGCGAGGTCGCGGCCGCAGCCGACCTCGAAGTCTTCGCAGGCATCGAGGCTAACGTCGACGCCGACGGGGAGATCGGCCTCGTCGAGGACGTCATCGACGCCCTCGACGTGATCGTCGCCTCGCCCCACAGCGGCCTGGGACAGGACGCCGAGACGGCGACCGACCGACTCGTGACGGCGATCGAAAACCCCGCGGTGGACGTGCTGGGCCACCCCAGCGGCCGGCTGCTGAACGAGCGTTCCGGGCTCGACTTCGACGCGACCGCGCTGGGCGAGGCCGCCGCCGAGCACGGCACCGCCCTCGAGATCAACTCCAACCCGAAGCGGCTCGACCTCTGGGGGAGCGCCGTCCAGGCCGCGATCGCGGCGGGCGCGCCGATCGCGGTCAACACCGACGCCCACCAGCCCGCGACGCTCGAGTATATGCGCTGGGGCGTCCACACCGCCCGACGGGGATGGGCCGAACCTGCAGACGTGATCAACACCCGAGAAATCGAGGACTTGCGGGCGTTCCTGCACTGA
- a CDS encoding glycoside hydrolase family 15 protein: MEHLPLRDYGVIGNDDRCALVSRRGSIDWCCFPHLEDASVFARVLDLDRGGHFAVHPEANYESHHRYADRTNVLETVFETTDGQATVTDFMPITDEQEQNEDFQQAIYRRLECDRGEVEFAVEFKPRFDYARVDPVLERIDDGVAARSDDEELHLVADDRLASELELADSEPAATGTVSLEEDETCWIGVQYGGTEPMASLDPETTLDETKRYWRSWLNAREETPDSMPERWYEMVIRSELVLKLLIHHETGAIPAAATASIPEQIGSDRTWDYRYNWIRDAKFTVQALHDTGHRQEAREYFDWFVEIMQNDPDEIQPLYGLHGETDIGEEVLEHLSGYRDTRPVRIGNGAAPQRQLDAYGTIVQAIYETIQYDEDISLTGEQCDAICDLVDYVCTHWSERDPGIWEFREEHRHFLHSKLLCWVALDRGIAIAEQNGFEAPLEHWREEREAIREAIEQRGYSEDAGSFVQHFETDEAIDATALLLPIYEFLPPEDERVQNTIDTVLEELTTDDGLVVRFVGSDVREDEKEAFVLCSFWLIDALVLSNRLELAEQYFESLVEYASPLGLYSEKIDPETGRLLGNFPQAFSHLGLLNSASYLTRALETDGEVSPEDFHPDGIETLFRSGS, translated from the coding sequence ATGGAACACCTCCCACTTCGCGACTACGGCGTCATCGGCAACGACGACCGCTGTGCGCTCGTCAGTCGCCGCGGCTCGATCGACTGGTGTTGTTTCCCTCACCTCGAGGACGCAAGCGTCTTCGCTCGCGTCCTCGACCTCGACCGGGGCGGTCACTTCGCCGTCCACCCGGAGGCGAACTACGAATCCCACCACCGGTACGCCGATCGAACGAACGTCCTCGAGACGGTGTTCGAGACGACCGACGGTCAGGCGACGGTCACCGACTTCATGCCGATCACAGATGAGCAGGAGCAAAACGAGGACTTCCAGCAGGCGATCTACCGCCGGCTCGAGTGTGACCGCGGCGAGGTAGAGTTCGCCGTCGAGTTCAAACCGCGGTTCGACTACGCCCGCGTCGATCCCGTCCTCGAGCGGATCGACGACGGCGTGGCGGCGCGAAGCGACGACGAGGAGCTGCACCTCGTCGCGGACGATCGGCTCGCGTCCGAACTCGAGCTGGCCGACTCGGAACCGGCAGCCACCGGAACGGTCTCGCTCGAGGAAGACGAGACGTGCTGGATCGGCGTGCAGTACGGCGGCACCGAACCGATGGCCTCGCTCGATCCGGAGACGACGCTCGACGAGACGAAGCGATACTGGCGGTCGTGGCTCAACGCCCGCGAGGAGACCCCCGACTCGATGCCCGAGCGATGGTACGAGATGGTGATCCGCTCGGAGCTCGTCCTCAAGCTCCTGATCCATCACGAAACGGGCGCGATTCCCGCCGCGGCGACGGCCTCGATCCCCGAACAGATCGGCTCGGATCGCACCTGGGACTACCGATACAACTGGATCCGGGACGCGAAGTTCACCGTTCAGGCCTTACACGACACCGGCCACCGTCAGGAGGCCCGGGAGTACTTCGACTGGTTCGTCGAGATCATGCAGAACGATCCCGACGAGATCCAGCCGCTGTACGGACTCCACGGCGAGACCGACATCGGGGAGGAGGTTCTCGAGCACCTCTCTGGATACCGGGACACCCGTCCCGTCAGGATCGGTAACGGCGCGGCCCCCCAGCGCCAGCTCGACGCCTACGGGACGATCGTCCAGGCGATCTACGAGACGATCCAGTACGACGAGGACATCTCGTTGACCGGCGAGCAGTGTGACGCGATCTGCGATCTGGTCGACTACGTCTGTACCCACTGGTCCGAGCGCGACCCCGGTATCTGGGAGTTCCGCGAGGAACACCGCCACTTCCTGCACTCGAAGCTGCTGTGCTGGGTCGCGCTCGACCGCGGCATCGCGATCGCCGAGCAGAACGGGTTCGAAGCGCCCCTCGAGCACTGGCGTGAAGAGCGCGAGGCGATCCGCGAGGCGATCGAGCAACGCGGCTACAGCGAGGACGCCGGCAGCTTCGTCCAGCACTTCGAGACCGACGAGGCGATCGACGCTACCGCCCTGTTGCTCCCGATCTACGAGTTCCTGCCACCCGAGGACGAACGGGTCCAGAACACGATCGACACCGTCCTCGAGGAGCTGACGACCGACGACGGGCTCGTCGTTCGCTTCGTCGGCAGCGACGTCCGCGAGGACGAAAAAGAGGCGTTCGTCCTCTGTTCGTTCTGGCTGATCGACGCCCTGGTCCTCTCGAACCGCCTTGAGCTCGCCGAGCAGTACTTCGAGTCGCTCGTCGAGTACGCCAGTCCGCTCGGACTTTACTCCGAGAAGATCGATCCCGAGACCGGCCGGCTGCTGGGGAACTTCCCGCAGGCGTTCAGTCACCTCGGCCTGCTCAACAGCGCCTCTTACCTCACGCGGGCCCTCGAGACCGACGGCGAGGTCTCGCCGGAGGACTTCCACCCCGATGGGATCGAGACGTTGTTCCGGTCCGGTTCGTAG
- a CDS encoding DUF5788 family protein — MQEYERKQLLERVEREGATVGADIPETITVQGEEIDLRTFVFEIKRRDTVPPGERDRVEQAKRNLRRERLERLEAIEEGAVSREEGEELARSIIGIDRALNVLENLGPTNLEQEQKAQQAADKKRWMSFLKKALGHEDDNTQGRGR, encoded by the coding sequence GTGCAAGAGTACGAGCGCAAGCAGCTGCTCGAGCGCGTCGAGCGCGAGGGCGCCACTGTCGGTGCGGACATCCCGGAGACGATCACCGTCCAGGGCGAGGAGATCGACCTCCGGACCTTCGTCTTCGAGATCAAACGTCGCGACACGGTGCCGCCCGGCGAGCGCGACCGCGTCGAGCAGGCCAAACGGAACCTGCGCCGCGAGCGCCTCGAACGCCTCGAGGCCATCGAAGAGGGTGCGGTCTCCCGCGAGGAGGGCGAGGAGCTCGCCCGGAGCATCATCGGGATCGACCGGGCGCTGAACGTCCTCGAGAACCTCGGCCCGACGAACCTCGAACAGGAACAGAAGGCCCAGCAGGCCGCCGACAAGAAGCGCTGGATGTCGTTCCTAAAGAAGGCACTGGGCCACGAGGACGACAACACTCAGGGGCGGGGCCGATGA
- a CDS encoding Mut7-C RNAse domain-containing protein gives MKLLLDVMCGGLVAYLRMCGHDTVYAGDRDIEADDALLAVAEDEARTLLTRDVQLATRADDAILLESREVEAQLVELASVGVKLVLEDVPSYCGRCNGPLEDVELETSTPEYAPDPAERAVWRCRDCGQYFWRGSHWERVEHTLERVRDASRRE, from the coding sequence GTGAAACTCCTTCTCGACGTCATGTGCGGTGGGCTCGTCGCCTACCTGCGGATGTGCGGCCACGACACCGTCTACGCCGGAGACCGTGATATCGAGGCCGACGACGCTCTGCTCGCTGTCGCGGAGGACGAGGCCCGAACGCTCCTCACGCGGGACGTCCAGCTCGCGACCCGCGCCGACGACGCGATCCTCCTCGAGTCCCGCGAGGTCGAGGCCCAGCTCGTCGAACTCGCGTCCGTGGGAGTCAAGCTCGTCCTCGAGGACGTCCCCTCCTACTGTGGCCGCTGTAACGGCCCGCTCGAGGACGTCGAGCTCGAGACGTCGACGCCCGAGTACGCCCCCGACCCAGCTGAGCGTGCGGTCTGGCGCTGTCGGGACTGCGGCCAGTACTTCTGGCGCGGGAGCCACTGGGAGCGGGTCGAGCACACGCTCGAACGGGTCCGGGACGCCTCGCGCCGAGAGTGA
- a CDS encoding glucose 1-dehydrogenase codes for MKAIAVEPGAGEPTLVERPRPEPNEGEALVRTLRVGVDGTDHEVIAGHHGEVPPGEDRLVLGHEAVGVVEDPNGTDLEEGEYVVPTVRRPPNGTNEYFERGEPDMAPEGEYLERGIVGAHGFMAEYFTSPAETLVGISERLAHLGFLVEPISVSEKAIEHAVAARSAFEWEPESALVLGNGSLGLVTLAMLEDVLGFDRTYCLGRRDRPDPTIDIIDELGATYVDSRETPVPEIPDAYESVDFVYEATGYAKHAFEPIEALAPNGVAALVGVPEPWSFEIDGGRLHREFVLHNKALVGSVNSHRGHFEAATDTLAGLPEWLFDELVTGVYDLSEYERAFETGEDVVKTAVEFAPVQ; via the coding sequence ATGAAGGCGATCGCAGTCGAACCGGGCGCCGGCGAGCCGACCCTCGTCGAGCGGCCCCGGCCGGAACCGAACGAGGGGGAGGCGCTCGTGCGGACACTTCGCGTCGGCGTCGACGGCACGGACCACGAGGTCATCGCGGGCCACCACGGCGAGGTTCCCCCCGGCGAGGACCGACTCGTGCTGGGCCACGAGGCCGTCGGCGTCGTCGAGGACCCGAACGGGACCGACCTCGAGGAGGGAGAGTACGTTGTCCCGACGGTACGCAGACCACCCAACGGGACGAACGAGTACTTCGAGCGCGGCGAGCCCGACATGGCCCCCGAGGGGGAGTACCTCGAGCGCGGGATCGTCGGCGCCCACGGGTTCATGGCCGAGTACTTCACCAGTCCCGCCGAGACCCTCGTCGGAATTTCCGAGCGGCTCGCTCACCTGGGCTTTCTGGTCGAGCCGATCAGCGTCTCCGAGAAGGCGATCGAGCACGCCGTCGCCGCCCGCTCGGCGTTCGAGTGGGAACCCGAGTCGGCGCTCGTGCTCGGCAACGGCTCGCTCGGGCTGGTGACGCTGGCGATGCTCGAGGACGTCCTCGGCTTCGATCGAACGTACTGTCTCGGACGGCGGGACCGCCCCGATCCGACGATCGACATCATCGACGAGCTCGGCGCAACCTACGTCGACTCGCGAGAGACGCCCGTCCCCGAGATCCCCGACGCGTACGAGTCGGTCGACTTCGTCTACGAGGCGACGGGCTACGCGAAACACGCCTTCGAGCCGATCGAGGCACTCGCGCCCAACGGCGTCGCCGCACTCGTCGGCGTCCCCGAACCCTGGTCGTTCGAGATCGACGGCGGGCGGCTCCACCGGGAGTTCGTCCTGCACAACAAGGCGCTCGTGGGGTCGGTCAACTCCCACCGGGGCCACTTCGAGGCCGCGACGGACACGCTCGCAGGGCTGCCCGAGTGGCTGTTCGACGAGCTCGTCACCGGCGTCTACGATCTCTCGGAGTACGAGCGGGCGTTCGAGACTGGCGAGGACGTCGTGAAAACCGCCGTCGAATTCGCGCCCGTCCAATAG
- a CDS encoding TIGR03557 family F420-dependent LLM class oxidoreductase has product MTEIGHKLICEEHGPNDLADYAELADRSAFDFAMISDHFHPWTSSQGESPLVWNVIGAVSQATDDLTLGTSITCPILRYHPAIIAQAAATAGVQLPGRFFLGVGTGENLSEHVLGDRWPEHQVRLEMLEEAVDLIRTLWEGETTSYRGEYYTVENAKIYTLPEERPPIPIAADGPKTARKAGEIGDGLVAVAPDPDLIEAFEDGGGEDKPRYAEIDVCYAEDEQEAIETAHEIWPQAALPGELLWELRTPAHFEQATAAVSKEDVAEVVVCGSDPEAHIEGIREYVDAGFDHVAVHNVGSNQAEFVEFYEEEVLPAVQ; this is encoded by the coding sequence ATGACCGAAATCGGTCACAAGCTCATCTGCGAGGAACACGGGCCGAACGATCTCGCCGACTACGCCGAACTCGCCGACCGATCGGCGTTCGACTTCGCGATGATCTCCGATCACTTCCACCCCTGGACCTCGAGCCAGGGCGAGAGCCCGCTGGTCTGGAACGTGATCGGCGCCGTTTCGCAGGCGACCGACGACCTCACCCTGGGGACCAGCATCACCTGTCCGATCCTGCGGTACCATCCCGCGATCATCGCGCAGGCAGCCGCGACCGCAGGAGTCCAGCTCCCCGGTCGATTCTTCCTCGGGGTCGGCACCGGCGAGAACCTGAGCGAGCACGTGCTGGGCGATCGGTGGCCCGAACACCAGGTTCGCCTCGAGATGCTCGAGGAGGCGGTCGACCTCATCCGAACCCTGTGGGAGGGCGAGACGACGAGCTACCGGGGCGAGTACTACACCGTCGAAAACGCCAAGATCTACACGCTACCCGAGGAGCGGCCGCCGATTCCGATCGCCGCTGACGGCCCGAAGACGGCGCGCAAAGCGGGGGAGATCGGCGACGGGCTCGTCGCGGTCGCGCCCGATCCCGATCTGATCGAGGCCTTCGAGGACGGCGGCGGCGAGGACAAACCCCGGTACGCCGAGATCGACGTCTGTTACGCCGAGGACGAGCAGGAGGCGATCGAAACCGCCCACGAGATCTGGCCGCAAGCGGCGCTGCCGGGGGAGCTGCTCTGGGAGCTGCGGACGCCCGCCCACTTCGAGCAGGCGACCGCGGCGGTCTCGAAGGAAGACGTCGCGGAGGTCGTCGTCTGTGGTTCCGATCCCGAAGCCCACATCGAGGGGATCAGGGAGTACGTCGACGCCGGCTTCGATCACGTCGCGGTCCACAACGTCGGCTCGAACCAGGCCGAGTTCGTCGAGTTCTACGAGGAGGAGGTGCTACCGGCGGTGCAGTAG
- a CDS encoding protein translocase SEC61 complex subunit gamma — protein MDVPYDLTSYVRVLKMATTPTSEEFFQVSKIAGAGILLVGFLGFIIGGIMLLLTGDAGGAF, from the coding sequence ATGGACGTTCCGTACGACCTCACCTCGTACGTTCGGGTGTTGAAGATGGCGACGACGCCCACGAGCGAGGAGTTCTTTCAGGTATCGAAGATCGCCGGTGCGGGGATCCTGCTCGTCGGGTTCCTCGGGTTCATCATCGGCGGGATTATGCTGCTGTTGACCGGCGACGCCGGTGGTGCCTTCTAA
- a CDS encoding transcription elongation factor Spt5: protein MGIYAVKTTASQERTVAEMIINREEPEIHAALAPDSLTSYVMVEADGDAVINRVLEDIPHARSMVPGKSDISEVEHFLSPKPDVEGIAEGDIVELIAGPFKGEKAQVQRIDEGKDQVTVELYEATVPIPVTVRGDQIRVLDSDER, encoded by the coding sequence ATGGGCATCTACGCAGTCAAGACGACGGCCAGCCAGGAGCGCACCGTCGCCGAGATGATTATCAACCGCGAGGAGCCCGAGATTCACGCCGCGCTCGCGCCCGACTCGCTGACCTCCTACGTGATGGTCGAAGCCGACGGCGACGCCGTGATCAACCGCGTGCTCGAGGACATCCCCCACGCGCGCAGCATGGTGCCCGGCAAGTCCGACATCTCGGAGGTCGAGCACTTCCTCTCGCCGAAGCCGGACGTCGAGGGGATCGCCGAGGGCGACATCGTCGAGCTCATCGCCGGCCCGTTCAAAGGCGAGAAGGCCCAGGTCCAGCGCATCGACGAAGGCAAGGATCAGGTGACGGTCGAACTGTACGAGGCGACGGTTCCGATCCCGGTGACGGTACGGGGCGACCAGATTCGCGTGCTCGACAGTGACGAACGGTAG
- a CDS encoding PHP-associated domain-containing protein, with translation MSDGEEVRVDCHVKVLNDDVVERATRAGLDAIVYAPHFTRLPEIRERAAAYSNEDLLVVPAREVFTGTWRDRKHVLAIGLEEPVPDFIPLEVAMAEFDRQEAAVLAPHPEFATVSLGEPELRTYAKTIDAVEIFNPKHLPSHNRRARELADMLSYPPFTSSYAHLPSSVGVAYTAFDATIEDEDDLVAALENPAARRIVHDNGPRRLRTSVRELAHLCYENTWKKADRCFLSGIEPTHPDHIAYDGRFDDVALY, from the coding sequence GTGAGCGACGGAGAGGAAGTTCGGGTCGACTGTCACGTGAAGGTGCTCAACGACGATGTCGTCGAGCGCGCGACGCGTGCCGGCCTCGACGCAATCGTCTACGCACCGCACTTTACCCGCCTGCCGGAGATCCGCGAGCGTGCAGCGGCCTACTCGAACGAGGACTTACTGGTCGTCCCGGCCCGAGAGGTCTTTACCGGCACCTGGCGGGATCGCAAACACGTCCTCGCGATCGGGCTCGAGGAGCCGGTGCCGGACTTCATTCCCCTGGAGGTCGCGATGGCCGAGTTCGACCGCCAGGAGGCCGCGGTGCTGGCACCCCACCCCGAGTTCGCGACCGTCAGCCTCGGCGAGCCCGAGCTGCGCACGTACGCGAAGACGATCGACGCGGTCGAGATCTTCAACCCGAAACACCTCCCGTCGCACAACCGCCGTGCCCGCGAACTGGCCGACATGCTCTCCTATCCGCCGTTTACCTCCTCGTACGCCCACCTACCGAGCTCGGTCGGCGTCGCCTACACCGCCTTCGACGCGACGATCGAGGACGAGGACGACCTGGTCGCGGCCCTCGAGAACCCTGCTGCCCGGCGGATCGTCCACGACAACGGGCCGAGGCGGCTGCGGACGTCGGTCCGGGAGCTCGCACACCTTTGCTACGAGAACACCTGGAAGAAGGCCGACCGCTGTTTCCTCTCGGGGATCGAGCCGACCCATCCCGACCACATCGCCTACGACGGTCGGTTCGACGACGTCGCGCTCTACTGA
- a CDS encoding S1C family serine protease: MRPDITRRRLLGVVGAATGFGSVGTVASAQEQTERYAEIYDEAIDAVVLVNVSDDEGPEGLGSGFVVDDYAVTNDHVVGEASEVELQFRDEQWRTASVVGSDVHSDLAVLELEDVPDVVSPLSFTESEPTVGQEALALGNPLGLDASISQGLVSGIDRSLPSPTGFSIPAAIQTDAPVNPGNSGGPLVDLDGDVLGVVFAGAGQTIGFAISAALADRVVPALAEDGEYDHAYLGVNVIPVSPPLAEANELEDPRGVLVAEVVPDSPAEDVLEPVDDVATVNGEPVPVGGDAIIAIDGEEIPNQEQLAATIALETSPGETVAVEVIRDGERETVELELEPRPDVDVP, translated from the coding sequence ATGAGACCAGATATCACTCGCAGACGGCTCCTGGGCGTCGTCGGCGCCGCCACCGGTTTCGGCAGCGTGGGGACCGTCGCGAGCGCACAAGAGCAGACGGAACGCTACGCAGAGATCTACGACGAGGCGATCGACGCGGTCGTTCTGGTCAACGTCTCCGACGACGAGGGACCGGAGGGGCTGGGCTCGGGGTTCGTCGTCGACGACTACGCCGTGACCAACGACCACGTCGTCGGCGAGGCCAGCGAGGTCGAACTCCAGTTTCGCGACGAGCAGTGGCGGACGGCGTCGGTCGTCGGCTCGGACGTCCACAGCGACCTGGCCGTCCTCGAGCTCGAGGACGTCCCCGACGTCGTCTCCCCGCTCTCGTTTACCGAGTCGGAGCCGACCGTCGGCCAGGAGGCGCTCGCGCTGGGCAACCCGCTGGGGCTCGACGCCTCGATCTCGCAAGGGCTGGTCAGCGGGATCGACCGCTCGCTACCGAGCCCGACCGGGTTCTCGATCCCCGCCGCGATCCAGACCGACGCGCCGGTCAACCCCGGCAACAGCGGCGGGCCACTGGTCGACCTCGACGGCGACGTCCTCGGGGTCGTTTTTGCCGGCGCCGGCCAGACGATCGGGTTCGCGATCTCGGCGGCGCTCGCCGACCGGGTCGTTCCCGCTCTCGCCGAGGACGGCGAGTACGACCACGCCTACCTGGGCGTCAACGTGATCCCCGTCAGCCCACCGCTGGCCGAGGCCAACGAGCTCGAGGATCCCCGCGGCGTCCTCGTCGCGGAGGTCGTCCCGGACTCGCCGGCCGAGGACGTCCTCGAGCCCGTCGACGACGTCGCGACCGTCAATGGCGAGCCGGTTCCGGTCGGCGGCGACGCGATCATCGCGATCGACGGTGAGGAAATCCCCAACCAGGAGCAGCTGGCCGCGACGATCGCGCTCGAGACCTCGCCCGGCGAGACCGTCGCGGTCGAGGTCATCCGCGACGGCGAGCGCGAGACCGTCGAACTCGAACTCGAACCACGGCCCGACGTGGACGTCCCCTGA